Proteins co-encoded in one Theileria equi strain WA chromosome 3, complete sequence genomic window:
- a CDS encoding dynamin, putative (encoded by transcript BEWA_005590A), producing MSLDMNSNLRQLISLVDNLRDIGLHKYINLPRICVAGTQSSGKSSVLESIVGIDFLPRGDGIVTRRPIEFRLNRLTDIAEDGTKPKPYIVFEGNDEKFYDFERARSYIQDLTNQRAGTNKGIVDDPIVLSVYSPDCPDLSLIDLPGVTRVPLKNSDQTDDIEMLTKEMIMRYASDPRTIILAVVAANVDMSTSDALQLARRADPQGIRTLGVITKIDLMDRGASAYSMLQNDEVPLRLGYTGVKNRSQQDIAEGVTIEEALKREHAFFSEHKIYRNLNPSLWGVGSLVNKLTNVLLRHISTVLPELKAEILNRIKITEDKLSHLGTGAPIDSKERLELLWMMITEYCDMFNGTIRGKYVAGLHDLLDKDIVSSVQIRTVYNELLENLINQNVFDKLSDVEIDQAIRIHEGDSLPGFPSPDSFEYLMLPQLQTLKAPIFECLDKVYQTLELLSVRVAEHIFGRFPALCDVVLTLSQKIFMEEKENTKICLSRYVESETSYIFTNDAKYMTETTEDKVEPQKSGYYIADKASQITNSTASVISGTIDAFKGRKTRYNAQFIQEIRKRLNSYFAIVLRNVRDTVPKVIGHFLVRKVQRTMQHKIYTDINQQGDLSSLFGEPPHITQNRETLREQLSVLTRALNIIQRDFSNVHKSAEIFDKSFDNDLKNLSINSQSQESYHSPSIQPVNNISYGGKNMSSQPSIVQGSAVYGNPGMQSPKIMPGSFNANPNIIRHKNHDISKRLVSTNPLFD from the exons ATGTCGTTGGACATGAACTCTAATCTTAGACAGCTTATAAGTTTGGTG GATAACCTCCGTGACATAGGACTCCATAAATACATTAATTTGCCACGGATATGTGTCGCTGGTACTCAGAGTAGTGGGAAAAGCAGCGTACTGGAAAGTATTGTTGGTATAGACTTTTTGCCTCGTGGCGATGGCATTGTTACCAGACGTCCAATTGAGTTTCGTCTGAATAGATTGACAGACATTGCTGAAGATGGAACAAAACCCAAACCATACATAGTTTTCGAGGGAAACGATGAAAAATTTTACGATTTTGAACGAGCGAGATCGTATATTCAAGATCTCACAAATCAGAGAGCTGGAACAAACAAAGGAATCGTTGATGATCCAATTGTTCTATCCGTCTATTCTCCTGATTGTCCGGATTTATCCTTAATAGATCTTCCGGGTGTAACAAGAGTTCCATTGAAAAACAGTGATCAGACTGACGATATTGAAATGTTAACTAAGGAAATGATCATGAGATATGCTAGTGATCCCAGAACGATCATCTTAGCTGTTGTTGCTGCTAACGTTGACATGTCTACTAGTGACGCTTTGCAACTAGCACGCCGTGCCGATCCTCAGGGAATACGTACTTTGGGAGTTATTACTAAAATAGACCTCATGGATAGAGGGGCAAGTGCGTATTCAATGCTTCAAAATGATGAGGTACCACTGAGATTGGGATACACTGGAGTAAAAAATAGATCGCAGCAAGATATTGCGGAGGGTGTGACAATAGAGGAAGCTTTAAAG AGGGAACATGCATTCTTTTCTGAGCACAAAATTTATCGTAATTTGAATCCTTCTCTTTGGGGAGTGGGTTCCTTAGTGAACAAGTTAACCAACGTGTTATTGAGGCACATCAGCACAGTATTACCTGAGCTAAAGGCGGAAATATTGAACCGTATAAAAATTACAGAAGATAAACTGAGTCATTTAGGAACAGGAGCACCTATTGATTCCAAAGAACGCTTGGAACTTTTGTGGATGATGATCACAGAGTATTGTGATATGTTTAATGGTACCATTAGGGGTAAATATGTTGCTGGTTTACATGATCTTTTGGACAAGGATATAGTCTCGAGTGTACAAATTCGTACCGTTTATAATGAGCTGTTAGAGAATTTGATAAATCAAAATGTTTTCGATAAACTTTCCGATGTGGAAATAGATCAGGCAATAAGAATCCATGAAGGTGACAGTCTACCCGGATTCCCAAGTCCAGACAGCTTTGAATACCTTATGCTTCCTCAACTGCAAACTCTAAAAGCGCCAATTTTCGAGTGTCTGGATAAAGTATACCAAACTTTGGAGCTGTTATCGGTTAGGGTTGCAGAACACATTTTTGGGAGATTTCCAGCTCTTTGTGACGTTGTTTTGACTCTATCTCAGAAAATATTcatggaagaaaaggaaaacACAAAGATATGCCTTAGCCGATATGTAGAAAGTGAAACGTCTTacatatttacaaatgaTGCAAAATATATGACTGAAACTACGGAAGACAAAGTTGAACCCCAAAAGAGTGGTTATTATATAGCTGATAAAGCTTCACAAATAACCAATAGCACAGCGAGCGTTATTTCTGGCACCATTGATGCTTTTAAGGGAAGAAAGACACGATACAATGCTCAGTTCATACAAGAGATTAGGAAAAGACTAAATTCATACTTCGCTATAGTACTGAGGAATGTAAGGGATACCGTTCCAAAAGTGATTGGACATTTTCTTGTGCGAAAAGTTCAACGTACCATGCAACACAAAATTTACACTGATATAAACCAGCAAGGGGATCTATCCTCACTTTTTGGTGAACCTCCACATATTACACAGAACAGAGAAACCTTGAGAGAACAACTGTCTGTACTTACAAGGGCCTTAAATATTATTCAGCGGGATTTTTCGAATGTTCACAAATCTGCTGAAATCTTTGATAAAAGCTTTGACAATGATCTCAAGAACCTTAGCATAAACTCACAGAGCCAAGAATCATATCATAGTCCCAGTATACAACCAGTTAATAACATTTCCTACGGTGGAAAAAACATGAGTTCGCAACCTTCTATTGTACAAGGAAGCGCAGTATATGGCAACCCCGGTATGCAATCTCCAAAAATCATGCCAGGATCATTCAATGCTAATCCAAATATTATCAGGCACAAGAATCACGATATTTCAAAAAGGCTTGTCTCCACCAACCCTCTCTTTGATTAG
- a CDS encoding hypothetical protein (encoded by transcript BEWA_005580A) translates to MYRLGRGDSSSGSITRSSSRTTSGNTTPSRSPSRSISNDSNTVELEAHEQPRKRRFLQRWEDDDVSQAQPVTSSNTKRDPSPEKLPYVYQQSEMIRISQDIIRKCDSEDQLISFFQILDRGEYFDLSLLSDLKLRKKLRHLAKALYLERDGQKFKTPPECNISLVSTFKELLPYIKIKANAQGPYKRARVTENPLTEKVDANFHPKLSTSEASELLSLREMHEQGFFVDYENVQKEFMKKHQQLDVWGKTAEQQKVILASKDKGSNSDDEQPWRVFDRERDLESGNKIGLKEYKKLLVSNKDFHKNFDSVSNSTSFL, encoded by the coding sequence ATGTATCGACTAGGTCGTGGAGATTCATCAAGCGGTAGCATCACACGTAGCAGTAGTCGCACGACAAGTGGAAATACTACTCCATCAAGATCACCTTCCAGATCAATATCAAACGATAGTAATACGGTAGAATTAGAAGCTCATGAACAACCAAGGAAAAGGCGATTTTTGCAACGCTgggaagatgatgatgTGTCTCAAGCCCAACCAGTAACTTCCTCGAACACCAAGCGAGACCCATCCCCGGAGAAATTACCATATGTATATCAGCAGTCTGAAATGATAAGGATATCCCAAGATATCATTCGTAAATGTGATTCGGAAGACCAGTTGATATcctttttccaaattttagACAGGGGAGAATATTTTGATCTGTCGTTACTCTCTGATTTAAAGTTGAGAAAGAAACTGAGGCATCTAGCAAAAGCTCTTTACTTGGAGAGAGATGGTcaaaaatttaaaacacCACCCGAATGTAATATTTCACTTGTCTCAACGTTTAAGGAATTATTACCATACATAAAGATAAAAGCAAATGCTCAAGGCCCATACAAACGCGCTAGGGTTACTGAAAACCCACTAACAGAAAAGGTTGATGCGAACTTTCATCCAAAACTCTCCACATCCGAGGCATCAGAACTTTTAAGTCTGCGGGAGATGCACGAACAGGGATTTTTTGTAGATTATgaaaatgtccaaaaggaatttatgaaaaaacatCAACAACTTGACGTTTGGGGTAAGACTGCGGAGCAGCAAAAGGTTATATTAGCATCTAAAGACAAGGGTTCAAATTCTGATGATGAACAACCTTGGCGTGTCTTTGACCGCGAAAGGGACCTTGAATCTGGGAATAAGATAGGTCTTAAAGAATACAAAAAGTTGTTGGTGTCTAACAAGGATTTTCACAAGAATTTTGATTCAGTTTCCAATTCGACTTCCTTCCTTTAG